The following proteins are co-located in the Seriola aureovittata isolate HTS-2021-v1 ecotype China chromosome 7, ASM2101889v1, whole genome shotgun sequence genome:
- the gbp gene encoding glycogen synthase kinase binding protein, which translates to MPCRKENYIFLEQSVTVDSKEVDALVTKIGEALQLHNNSGGHQKTVSVSMSCLHGLTGSSAGAVKPATVINGSTGAPAQKRNGCCMRLRNRGHRGSSRASPYNIPGSNGDQDWDQIKPWNKKRIGVEEDDPHRLLQELILSGNLIKEAVRRLQFSAADCGDFPKAADNVPC; encoded by the coding sequence ATGCCCTGTCGGAAGGAGAACTACATCTTTCTGGAGCAGTCCGTCACCGTCGACTCCAAAGAAGTGGACGCGCTGGTGACGAAGATCGGCGAAGCGCTGCAGCTCCACAACAATAGCGGCGGCCACCAGAAGACGGTGTCCGTGTCCATGTCCTGCCTGCACGGGCTCACCGGCAGCAGCGCCGGTGCGGTGAAACCGGCGACTGTCATCAACGGCAGCACGGGTGCTCCGGCGCAGAAACGCAACGGCTGCTGTATGAGGCTCCGGAACCGGGGACACCGGGGGAGCAGCAGGGCAAGCCCGTATAACATCCCTGGATCTAACGGCGACCAGGACTGGGACCAAATTAAACCGTGGAACAAAAAGAGGATCGGCGTGGAGGAGGACGATCCTCACCGGCTGCTCCAGGAGTTAATTTTATCGGGGAACCTGATTAAAGAGGCCGTGAGGAGGCTGCAGTTCTCCGCCGCAGACTGTGGAGATTTCCCCAAGGCGGCGGACAACGTGCCGTGCTGA